One window of Strix aluco isolate bStrAlu1 chromosome 24, bStrAlu1.hap1, whole genome shotgun sequence genomic DNA carries:
- the LOC141934252 gene encoding LOW QUALITY PROTEIN: olfactory receptor 6M1-like (The sequence of the model RefSeq protein was modified relative to this genomic sequence to represent the inferred CDS: deleted 2 bases in 1 codon), which yields MFNQSSVVTEFILLGFPMVWELDVLFFIVFLIIYVLTVSGNVTIISVTLADRRLHSPMYIFLCNLSFLDIMVTTAIVPKMMQDFISLEKTVSVPACISQCYFYFFFGTTEVILLAVMSLDRYVAICIPLRYSTIMSTQMSFQLGLASWAGGFFSVLSPMIIISWLPFCGPNVIDHVFCDIEPLIKFSCGDTHLLEVLKFVLSTVVLLCSLLCTILSYLYIIITILHIPSSSGWKKAFSTCASHITVASIFYGSAIFMYIVPNKEFSFSLKKAVTLQTAVFSHLLNPFIYTLRNQQVRDALKDTVSHILSSTKAFRVNCKLSEQ from the exons ATGTTTAACCAGAGCTCCGTGGTGACTGAGTTCATACTTCTGGGTTTTCCCATGGTCTGGGAACTGGATGTCCTTTTCTTCATCGTGTTTCTCATAATCTATGTATTGACAGTCTCTGGGAATGTGACCATCATCTCAGTCACACTGGCTGATCGTCGACTCCACAGCCCCATGTATATCTTCCTTTGTAATCTCTCTTTCCTGGATATCATGGTGACAACAGCCATTGTCCCAAAAATGATGCAAGATTTCATCTCTTTGGAAAAGACTGTCTCTGTGCCTGCATGCATCTCACAAtgttatttctac tttttttttggcactacCGAAGTCATTCTCTTGGCTGTCATGTCACTTGATCGCTATGTCGCCATCTGCATCCCACTCAGATACTCCACCATCATGAGCACCCAGATGTCCTTCCAACTAGGGTTGGCATCTTGGGCTGGGGGCTTCTTCTCTGTCCTCTCTCCCATGATCATTATCTCCTGGCTCCCCTTCTGTGGGCCAAATGTTATTGATCACGTTTTTTGTGATATTGAGCCATTGATCAAGTTCTCTTGTGGAGATACCCATCTCCTGGAAGTGCTGAAGTTTGTATTGTCTACTGTGGTGCTCCTGTGCTCTCTGCTATGTACCATTCTATCATATCTGTACATCATCATCACTATTCTCCATATCCCTTCATCCTCTGGCTGGAAGAAGGCCTTCTCCACTTGTGCCTCCCACATCACCGTGGCTTCCATATTCTATGGCAGTGCCATCTTCATGTACATAGTGCCAAACAAAGAGTTTTCCTTCTCCCTCAAGAAGGCAGTCACCCTGCAGACGGCTGTTTTCTCTCATTTGCTTAATCCTTTCATCTACACCTTGAGAAACCAGCAGGTCAGGGATGCTCTGAAGGACACTGTCTCCCACATCCTAAGTAGTACAAAAGCTTTCAGAGTGAACTGTAAATTGAGTGAACAATAA